The segment ATCTGTCAATGACTTGAATCACAAATCTCTAGCTTATAGAGTTGTACTTATAGTCTTGAAACTCCATCGTTGCTTCTTGGTCGCTGAACTAAACAGGCTACAACAACAAGATTCTGTCTTCAGAAACCGGCTTCCATTTTCCATAATGGAAAGACTAATCTCTCATTCAGTCAAAGACATCCCATCCCTGCTCGCCTGGCAATCTCTTGTGCAGTACGTCACCTTTCATTGAGTTCTTGAGCCTGTTTTGATCTTTGCATTACAGAGACTTGATAATGTAACGTGAGGTCTTTATGTGGTTCAAGGTCAAGCAAGAGACGGTGGAGAAAGTGTCTGAGATTGTGAAGAAGCAATTGTCTCTCGCCGAGGATCAAAAAGTCACAGCCAGAACCAAGTTTACCGAACTTGGAGCTGATTCTCTTGACACGGTATCCACCAAACCAAACTGCTCTATCCTTTTGTCTTATGTCATAACTCATTGCTCCATCATGAACAAACTCTTGTCTCTGGGAGTTGCAGGTGGAGATAGTAATGGGTTTGGAGGAAGAGTTCGGGATAACAATGGCGGAAGAAAGAGCAAAGGAGATTGCAACAGTCCAACACGCTGCTGAACTCATTGAAGAACTCATCCAACAGAAAACCGCTTAAATGTGCCTCTGTTCTTGTCTTTTCTCATCATATGCTTATATGTCTTTGCCCTAGTGGTTTATTGTGTCAATCTTTGGACTACTACTACAAAAGCTTTCTTTTAGATTATTCAGTTTGAGAAACAAAGGACCTTGATGTTACATGTTTTATTCAAGAGTACAAACGCACACATACTACAGTCTCATTACGCACAACTGAAAACTAAAGCCTTGAAAAAAGCGGCAATACCTTGACTCCTACGTGTTCGTACCAAACTTCTATTCACAGTTtcggaagatgaagaagctacACTAGTCCTATTCCCAATCAGCATCGAAAAAGCCAGCATCCTTCATCTCTGAGTAGTATACATTCTCCAAGTTTAGATCTTCTTCCTGCAGCAAAAGCCCTTCAAATAAGAAAGAGAGCAAGAGAGAAGTATGAATGATAGGAATGATGAGTTATTTTACCTGGAAAAAGTCTGCGAGAAAAGTAATGTAAAGAAGAGGAAGGTATAAGGCGTGGTAGCAGACACTCATGACCCCATAGAGCCTGCATTCAGTTTTGAGTTTTTATTGTTTATCTTTCTTTGGTGTTAAAAGCAAGACAGTGTTCTCTGTTAGCATGGTAATAGATAAATTTTACCAGAATCCAAAATGAGCGCCGTTTGCAGAAAACGCAGATGCAATTAGGTAGAGTCCATACAAGGCGAACATGATGGTTATGTACTTGTAAAATGCAGGCCTTGCTGTCAAAACAAGAAGATACAAAGGATGAGAAACAGAAGAGACCAGTGAAAGGCTATTATGGGCTAGTGAAGATGTAAGCGTCTGATGAACTAACTTACCAGGTAATCTTTCTCTCCAGCTAGAGTTGTACATCGAAAATATCATCCCATAAACGCCAGTGAGTAAAAGCTTGTGAATGACCCATAATCCCCATTTGTACTTTTGTACATTTTCATTGTTGTCAATGAACAATGACACACCAAACCCAAAGACATAAATCGCCTGAGAAAAAGCATAATAACCGGAAGGAGTAAGGAGATGACAGAACCAACTTCAGCCATAACAACTCTAAACTTGGTAAGATTTCAGAAGGTATAAGAGTAGACAAGATGTGATACCTTGAGAAGCAAATCGAGAGCTATAACAAACCCCGAGATTAGGAAAGTTCTAGTTAACGCTTCTGCACCGCTTGCATAGTTTCCTTGGAAGAGAAACGCCACCAAGCTTACTTCCAGGAACAGCATTCCAGATGTTGTGAACAAAGTCAACAGATTCCACGCTACTTCCTTCCCAGGAGAGCATTCCCAACCCTATAGCAtgcaaaataatcaaattaaccAAACAGGAGTAAACACCATACACATGATATAACCAAATCACAAACTGTGCGTATAAGATTTACTAGCAAATGTTACTAATCCAGTTACTATTAAATGATTACATGTATGACTCCACTTATGATCTTCCTAACAAACACCAATCCAGTTACTATCAAATGAATACATGCATATTCCTTCCAAGTAGTAGAATTAAATCAAAAGCTCAATGGATACACAAGATGACAGCATAGAACATATATGATCATCCCAATTACTATCAAATGATTACAGGTATATTCCTTCAAAGTAGTACACTTTTCATCTTATGATCAGTGCCCAAGAACAGCTCAAGACCAAAAAGTTTCTAAATTTGTGTCTCACCAACCTTAAAATAGTCGTTATAGTCCAATTCAATCAAAGGTCTGGTCTTTTCATTCAATTACAGTTATGATCTTCCTAACAAACATCAATCCAAATACTATCATTTTATGCTAAGACCAGTGCCCATGAACAGCTCAAGACCAAAAAGTTTCTAAATTTGAGTTTCACCAAACCTAAAACAGTCTTTAAACAAGGTAGTCCAATTCAATCAAAGTTCTGGTCTTTTCAATTACTTACAGTTATGATCATCCTAACAAACATCAATCCAAATACAATCAAATGACTACATGCTATTCTTCAAAGTAGTACACTTTCATCCCAAGACCAGTGCCCATGAACAAACAGCTCAAGACCAAAAAAGTTTCTAAATTTGAATTTCACCAATCTTATCCAATTCAATCAAAGTTTCGATCTTTTTCACTACCCAACAACTGAATTCGAACCTGGAGGCAGCACCAAGCAAGATTGAGCAAGCTAACGAGCCAGAGAGAGGCGTAGTAACCGATCATGATGAAAGATCTCCGATTCGAGAGCTTGGAGAAGCTCTTCCTCGCCTCGTAAGCTAAGTAACCCACGAAGAAGAGAGAAGCAGCGACGAGAAGCGTGTTGTGTAGAAACCCATGGCACCTATCGACCCATCCGCCGCCGTAGCCTTTGGCGGTTGAATTAGGGTTTAGCTGTGTAATCAGAGAAGGAGACAGCGGTAGTTCCTCGAGGAATCGCATCTCATCAATGGGTGTGAGTGGTTTTGGTAATTTGGTGGAATCTTGGATGTGATTGCAACTTATAATTGGTTTTTGACCAGAGAGCGAAACAATGAGGTTTAAATTGGAACATTATGATAGTTATTGGGCATTAACGTAATTATGAAAACATAGAGGAGTAATATGACAGGGAGCCTCTTTGTAGCAAATAAGACATTGAGGAATACACAGCAAGTGACGTGAGGTGCAAGTAGCATGAAAAGTGTGATTTACATactattttgtatataaatctcctcttcttttggatagcattttcaaaaatacaataCACTTCTTGACCTTGGTAACAATCTACATCCCCAGGAGCTTGTAAAGCTTGAGATTGCAGATACGAGATGCCATAACTCTCTTCTATGTATATTTTCATATCTACACTAATATGGTTTGGGATGTTTAGAGGTAGTATACTATATGATCAGTTTGCCACTTCCCTTTATACAATAGCATTTTCTAATCAGATAACTTAACAACATTACTCTACTTCAATGATGGTACACTTTATCCTAGACACAAATCAATGAAAATTAGGATTGACTAATGACGACTAGGTTACCTCGTGATGCCAGTGATTTTAtatgtaaatgtttttttttcttttgtctacACACCACATTCATTATAAGGCTTTTTATTCTACTTTTGAAAGAAAATTTTGTATAGTGATCATAATTTAATAGAAACTGTACATGAGGCTTGAACTATGCATGTGATGTGACTATGCATGAGCTATGCTGCACCAGAGAACTCATTCAAACGataattcaaacaaaaacataatttgACTTAAAAGCCAACTAAGTCAAGTACATGCAAGTGATATGTTCACTGCAGGCTCTGGATGTGTCTTGGAATTTTCCAGTTTTCATGTATAAATGGTTTTCACTTCTGACAGGTGCCAAAGAGTTTCACTCGTTctcattttatagttttttaattgtttctgtaatttatttttcaaacatatatatatatatatatccgttGTAGAAATTAAGTGTActttcagaaaaaaattatacatggtaatttattaaaaagataGCTTTGAATTTATGAAGGGCTTTGGAGGAGGAAGCAATAGAGTATGGAGCCTACCTTATAATGTTTGCTAAGACATGTGAACATTCGAAGCTTGGAACCATATGATGTAAGACATAAATGTCAAAACGTGAGGAAAGATAAATTCATACATACACGTACAAAAAAACTCATTTAGACAATAATGTGGGGGAATAATAGACATATTATGTGACATTAATATATGTCCACTTCAACATGTGCTTTGTATTATTCGGCCAAACATTCTCTTTGCTGCTATATATCGTCGACCCTTATTAGCTCctcttgtttgtttgttttttggtAAATCATTAGCTCCTCTTGTTGAGCATTTTTTTTGTTCGTATCTAGAGCTAGTTATACATTTTTCATTATAACATAGATTATTGATTTTAGCACTTGGTAATTATGTTGTAATATGAAAAAACCGTTATATAAACGAATTTATAACAACAAATTATACtctcttataaaattttaaatgaaattgTTCTATTTGCAATATGctaaatttttgtaaattaatttttaatagtttgcataaatgataataaatcagATTTCCTACAATGATGAAGAACGTTAATAGATTATAGTCAAACTTGAGGTTAATTAAATGTACTTTCATGACTAAATcaattttttgtaaattaattttcaataattttcacAAATGATAAGAACTATAATGATGAAGagctttaataattttttagttAAACTTGAGGCTAATTAAGTAGACTTTTATGACTAAATCACTGATTTAAAAATGTCAGGTATGTTTTCTGTATATAAGAGGTTTATAATATTGCATTGCTATGATTACTCTCATTTTATTCTTAAAGCCATATTAAATACGTgtatattttttgtcttttagtgttaaacatagataatatggaaaaaaattcaAGGAAAAAGCCATtctcaaaaaaattgaatgttCATCATTCCAACTTTGTTCAATAAAAACTCTTAACAGTTCCCAAGGTGTGTAAAGTGAACATGATGACATAACATACCACATAGTCACATACCACATTATTAATTGGGACATTAGTATTCTCTTGCTCACTTAGTAATTGGAAATAAAAGTCATTTATATGTAAAAGAGTTTATATATCGTTATCATAATTCACTACATGCTCTAGTTTTGGGTTTTGAAACAAAGGAAAGCTTGTCGTGATCTGATTTTACTAGAAGATCAGCATGGTCGACCGATTTGATATTAGAGAAGCATGCATGTTATCAGGCCCGGCTCAAAGTGTTGGTAGACCCtgtgctattttttttttgtcaacagacCCTGTGCTATATATAAAATGATTCATAGATCCGTAAAATTTGTGcttaaaataatgttaaaaaTCAGGAAAACAATGACGTGTAAAAAAATTGTGAGTATTAAATAGCTTAAAGTCACGTGTTTGTGGTTTCTCTTTTCATCCCAAAGCCacacatatttttttctttacttcACCTTCTTTTCTGTATATTTGTTGAATAATAAcagtttcagaaaaaaattggaccctaaattttaaagaaattgTGATAAAAAAATAGGGCCCTGTGCTACTGCACCTCTGGCACACCCTCAAAGCCGGCACTGCATGTTATGATTGTTAATTTGTTACTTATCAATATGACGTGTCAGGAAAATTATTTATCCTACATTTAATTAATATGatgattaataaattaaaaaaaaaaaatattggttaACTTAAAATATCTAAGGAAAATGGTTATGTGTAGGTGGCCAAAAAACCCAAATATAATTAACTGCTGCTGGTTTAATCGATGAATAAAGTTCATTTATTCTTTGTCAATATGGTTTAGTAGAATCGAACCGATAAATTAAAAGCAGAGATTATTCGGTTTAGCTCACACATACACTTTctctaataattaaaaaaaggaaaaatttaaTCTGAACGTGTATAATTACGCTCTCTCTCTGTCAAAAGTtgtaagagaagaagaagaaaagacacACAGTCGTTGATGCTGCTCGTCTTCTTCGTTCAACTAATAAAAGGTCTCTCCTTTCTCTTCACTCTTCTCAGATGCTTGAATGTTTGATACAATTTCTCTTCCCATTGTTTGTTCAAACTCGTTTTTTTGGACTAAAGTTGTTTCCTTTTTAACTCATTTTCACTAACCCTTCTCTGTTTTGTTCAGAAACTTCGCCATTTGTGTTGCTTccgtttctctctttctcaagtTTGGAGCTTTGGCTGAGATTTGGCTTGTATGGTCTGTTCGGTTCTCGTCCGATTTTTTttgctattttaggaaactCTTCCGTGGGTTTGAAGAAAGGGTAAAGCCATGGAGGAGATTAAGGAGGAAAACGTGGTGAACGAGTTTAGGGTGAGGGGTGAGTGTCTGCATAGCGCGTTGGACAAGGTTAACGCTCATGCTTCCGACGTGCTTCTCTTCAGTGTTCAGTGGAAAGACTTGAATGAGTATCTGGAATCAGTCAAAGGTAAATTAAAGGAGAGGTTCAGGGAGTTAGAGTCCAAGGAGGTTGAGTTGAAAGGTCAAAGCTTTGCACTTGAAGAGAGGGCTAAAGTGgttgaagaagctgaagctaAGGTTGCTGATTTGGAGATGAAATCTGATGGGATTCGGATGGATGTTGAGGCAATGAAGAAAGAGCTTAACTTTTTTACTAAACAGGTTGAAGTTTCTGTAGGCGAGTCTAACGCGGAGGAAGCGAGACTGTCTCAGCTTAGGAGATTGGTGGAAGAGTGTGAGGAAGAGAGAATGTTGAAGGAGAGTCAGCTTGGTTTGAAAGGTGAAGAGCTAGCAAAGTTGGAGACTGATATTGAGAGGTGTTGTGCTGAGGTCAGCGCAGAGATGGAGAGATTGCGTGGAGCTCAAATTCACAGGAGACAGTTAGATGAGGAAGTTGAGAGGAAGACGAAAGATCTCGCATTGGTTCAGAGCAAGCTTGAGGAATGTGAGAAGATGTTTGAGACAAGGTCCTCAGAGCTGGTTGAGACTCAGGATGAGCTTGAATGTAAGCGAGAAGATTTAGGACAGTTGGAAGCTGAGCTTGAAAGGCATCGCGTTAAGGTCATCACAGAGAAGGATCATTGGGAGAGGACGCGAGATCACGGTAGAGAACTGGAAGAGGAGATatcaagaaagaagaaagagctTGAATCGGTGATAGAACAACTAGATTCCAAACAGAAGCTGCTTGAGACACAGTCATCTGAACTTGTCTCTAAGGAGAAAGAGTTTGAAGCTCTTAGTCTGGACATTGGATTGAGTGAGCAGAAGGTCATGTCCCTAAATAACGACATGAAGGAGATTTGCCAACGAGTGGAATCAAAAGGCAAGGAGCTGGAGAAGGTTCAAAGGCTAATTAAGGAAAGGAGTGTGCATTGTGAGTCACTCAAGCTGTTGATTGAGGAACGCAGTGAAGAACTTGATTCTAAAGTGAAGCAACATGATGAGATAACAGATGATATTCGGAAGTTATCCTTGGAGATTGTCTTTAAAGAGAAGACACTGAAAAGAGCTGAAGTTTTTATCCAGCAGCTCTCTGAGAAACAAGATTCGGCAGAGGAAAAACTGGATTCGACTAGAAGAGATCTGGCAAGTTGCATTGACGAACATGAGTCAATGGAGAGAGACCTTATCTCTGTGAAGGATATATATAGAGAGTGCCTCGAAGATCTGGAGATCAAGGAGAAGGAGTTGAAGTGTGTAGAATCAATACTCACTGAGAGAAATAAACAAGTTGAGGAACGAGAGAAGATGATGCAACATTTGAATAGCTCCATTGAGAAACTTATGGGACAGCTCAAGTTGAAACAAGAAGAGGTTTGTTCAATCAAAAAGACCATCAAGGAATGCTCCCGTGAGTTGAAGGCTAAGAGGAAACACCGTGATAAGGTTCAAAGCACACTTACTGATCTTATTGCTGAGCTCAAGTCAACAGAAAGCCAACTTAGCTCTGTCAAACAAAAGATTCAAGACAGCTTGAAAGACTTTCAAGGGCTTGAACTGAAAGAGAAAGAGCTTAGTGCTCGGGAGGCAAGGATTGATCACAAGGCTCAGCAACTGATATCAACAGAACAGAAGTTGCCAAAATCCTCTAAGAAAACTGAGCTGAAAGCAAAGAAACAAGGCAACACGGTTCAACAAGCTGACCTTGTACGAGACGCTAACGTACGCGACGAGAAAACTTTGCAGTTACTCTTACGTGGGCATCTGAAGAAACGTGATCAGCTTCATCTCGACGTCTTGTCTTCTATTAAAAGATCTTCTGACCCGGCAAAGCTTGTGTTAGAGACAGTAAATGGGCTCTACGCAGCTCACCAAAGGACAGAAGCTACAAATCTTGATCCAAAGAGTGTTCAAAGGAGTAGCATCTGCTTGCTAGAATGCTTGATGGATATGTCACCAAACCCCACAGCTGAAGTACAAGGAGAAGCTTTCAAGTTTGCCACTGAATGGAAGAACATAACTCTGGTTGAGGCAGAGAATCCAGTGGAGGTGTTGGAGTTTCTAAACTTTCTTGCTGCATTCAGTTTCGCATATGCTTTTGATGCTGACCAAGTCCAAAGTCTTTTTGATGTTGACTTCCTTTGCAAATATGGTCTCAGTCTATGCAAAGCTCTTGGAGTATCAGCTCTAGCACCTGGTATGTTCTCGTACTAATGTCTCAAAAATCAATGTGTGTTGTCGTTAAATTATTCTTCAAACCTGGTCTCATATGTGATACTGCTACAAGCAAAACACTATCAAGCTCTATTTTAATCTTGTCAttgttattgaattttttttttgcagtcaACAATAATGTGCTATCATTGGAAGATAAGCCTGAGCAGCAGCCCCGTGAAGCACCAGTCATCAATAGTAGTGATCCATGCTCCTTGGATGTCCAACAAAGCATAGCTTCACCTCATTTGCCTGATGAAGATTCTCTTAGGGACATTGAGGACTCAACTTCTTTTTCACCGAATGAAGTCTCAACTAAACTTCGAATGCTTAAATATCCAGGCAGGTTTGTTCTAACTTGTCTCGATGATGCACTCATTGGCGCTCGTAGGAGAGGGGAATTGAGTTTAGCAGAGCCTATAGTCAAGACTTTTATTCCCCTTTTGGAGGAGCTGGCACGTGGTGTAGTCTCTACTGATCCTGGTCTACACTCTTATGCAACCAAAGTGGCACGTGAATGGGTGAGTATGATGGGAGCTAGTGTTGAAAAGTCAGAGCTTGAGGTTTGGGCTTTTCTGCAATTCATTGTGGCGTTTGGATTGCGGATTCAACCAGATCAGAATTTACAACTCGCCTCGCGTGTTACTCACTTCAAACAGGCTCCAAGACTCTTCCAATCTCTTGGTCTCAGTGATGCCATCCCAAGTAAGTTGAACTTCTACAATGCATTTGTTtcctttgtgtgtgtgtgtgtgtgtgtgtgagttTACCACTAATGATTATGCTGTGTACTCTTTATATCTCCACAGATTTTGTCACACAGCTCCTTGACAAAGCCATCTATATTCCGGCAATCCGGTTTATGCTTTACTTCAACGTGACAAACAACTTTTCTCCACTGGAGTTCTTGAAGGAACAGATCATCAGTCTCAGACGCTCAGCCAAGGAAAAGAGAACAACACATGAATCACAGGTTATAGCTTGCTTTGATCCATCTCTTCTTGTCAAAATGTATATTGTCATCAACTGTTAAATTTTATAACCTATGTTGTTGGCTTATAGGCTGACGCTGCTACAATGAGGGACATAATGGAACTCATTGAAGACTTCCAGCTGGAAATTGACATTCCTGTGGCTCTTATCCTCAGATTCATGGTTCCTCGGGACATTCAAAACCTTCCAGTTCAATCAACCCATGCGCAGGCTTCAGACACAGCCTTTCAAAGCTCATTCATTGCCACTGATGGCTCAAACCCTAGCCTTCCAACAAGCTTTGATGCTGCACCAGATCAACCTGTTAACGTAGAAACATATGAAGCTGGTGGTTCAACTGAGTTCCAAGGTCAATCTTCACATCAAGCTGGTTCTAAACGTCCAAGGGTGGTGGAGGATCCTGAGGGTTCTAGACCGGTGATTAGACCTTGCTTCAATCGACCACCATGATTTGACTGATTCTAGTGCTCTCTGTCTCAAGTTTAAGGCTTATAACTAGCTAACTAGTATGAAGTAACTAACTAGAAAGATCTTTTGTTTTTTGGGCTTGATAGGTCTCATCTATTGTGGTTAGTAGCTCCATGGTCTCTCTCTTATATAATACACTTGTATTTTATTATGGCATTTGGGAGGCAGTTAAGATcttgaattttaattattaatgcAACAAAAGCTCTTTTGAATCGTTGTGGATTCAATGATGTCGTCTCCTTCATATTATGATCTGCAAACCTGAGGGACTTCTAGACCGGTGATTAGAACTTGAAGTCGTTTGTTGCCTAGAGTTTCTAGGTATTTATGGAATAGTGTCAAGAGAGTTCAAGACCAGTGACCTTCTAACTCTACTAGACACCTCTTATTGGCAAACTCTATGTCCTGATCTTTGCCAGTTCCTCGGTTTGGACAAGGCCATTACAGGTGATGATTCCTTGTTCTTTACTCTCTCTCCCACCATTGTGTAAAGTGAACATGATGACATAACATACCACATTAAGGACATTAGTATTCTCTTGCTCACTATGACATTTAATAGGAAACTAGCCTTTGACCCGCGCGCCCGCGCGGATATaattttttcaatataaattatataaaacatatatttaatactatatatgtataatatttatagtattacatattttttatatatgcaCATGACATTTTGTGAGATGAGTAAAAACtgtggatatttttttttgttatgtgtTTGACAATACATATAAGGCCTTGATTGGCAGAACATTAGCATTAGCAGTAGCAGTATGTTATAGAAGCAGTATGCTGCAGGAATTGTGTGTTTTTGCTAAACTGTTTAATAGGATGATTAAAAGAGCAGTATGagtatgttatttaaaattattataaaaattaatatataacatataatatataatatatttatttttaatgaatatatttataatatatattaacattaaatttaaaagatatataattaatttgttttatttaataatttgaaaaatatttttgttttatcaaaaaagtactattttaaaataaattttataattaaaatatatatttaaaaaaataatttctgaaatttaaaataaattaaattatgtaaattaaattatatttaaatgtgaaatacaatttaaaattttttttattgtaaattaatttcagaattcaaaattttattttctggatataaaaataatttcacgatattattaaataaaataaatgaattaattatatattttctttaattttataaattataaatgcaaATGCTCTTCTAAAAGCTTCATATGAGAGCATTGGCCAAAAGAGCATTTGGAGAGCATTAGTATTTAATAAATGCTTATCTAACAATTGTTGATTGGATAATGTAAAGCATAATGATAATGTTTATGCTCTACCAATCAAGGTCTAAGAGATATATATACTTGAGATTGGAAAGGGTAGGCTAAAATCaaaccaaatatatatttaaattattacagATCCATACCCTTTTTTCCTATACACTTTATTAAAAACAGAATATACCTTATTAAAGAtaaggaaaacgtgttttgtAAGTTTTAAACACATAATCTCATATAAATTGcaaatttcatgtttttgtaaACTTAGATCAATCGTTTCATTTGTTATAGGTTAGCTAATGGATAAAAATACTGGTCATATGTTTTGTTGGTTTggttttgaattttataaatagTCAATATTATATGGGCCATAAAGTTATAATAAGCCTAACCTAAACTAATTTATTCGTATTTGGTAAATTGATGGGCTGGCGAACAATTAGATTAGCACAATCAATTGACCACGGAAGGAAATGATTATTAATGATAGGAAAGGATTATTAATGATTGTATAAGAAACGATTGTGTTTTAATTCCAGTGGCATTTTCTTGTAATTATTGAGGAAAACTTAGGGTTAAGTACTatttgtacttctgttttaatagattagatacaAGACATTTATATGTAAGAAAGTTTAAATATCGTTATCATAATGCACATGATATAGTTTTgtgttttgaaacaaaaaaacttgCTAAGTGAACTGAAGCTAATAAAGATATATTAACTTGATTTTAGTAAAAGATCGAAATGGTCGACcagaataaatatattataaaattattaatattgtaactttaattttaactattttgTAATTTACATGTATGATTTATTATTGCTTAGGTATAATGGATTTTATTTACTTCTCCAAATCTAACCATAGTATTTTCGTGCTgaaacaaattaatattttgaattttttttttgaatttatgcTTTTGATTTTTGGCATACTAATTTAGATTGTTCATGATATCATTTTTGGATTATACTGAATTATACATATTGCATTAGTTCAGTTTTTCatcttaaatatgtatatatatattttcataattttcttGTATAATTTGATTTTGTGGATTTATAAATGT is part of the Brassica rapa cultivar Chiifu-401-42 chromosome A09, CAAS_Brap_v3.01, whole genome shotgun sequence genome and harbors:
- the LOC103837325 gene encoding acyl carrier protein 5, chloroplastic isoform X1, which translates into the protein MATSFSFSISMQARVSDLSATTTRFCLQKPASIFHNGKTNLSFSQRHPIPARLAISCAVKQETVEKVSEIVKKQLSLAEDQKVTARTKFTELGADSLDTVEIVMGLEEEFGITMAEERAKEIATVQHAAELIEELIQQKTA
- the LOC103837327 gene encoding restin homolog, whose amino-acid sequence is MEEIKEENVVNEFRVRGECLHSALDKVNAHASDVLLFSVQWKDLNEYLESVKGKLKERFRELESKEVELKGQSFALEERAKVVEEAEAKVADLEMKSDGIRMDVEAMKKELNFFTKQVEVSVGESNAEEARLSQLRRLVEECEEERMLKESQLGLKGEELAKLETDIERCCAEVSAEMERLRGAQIHRRQLDEEVERKTKDLALVQSKLEECEKMFETRSSELVETQDELECKREDLGQLEAELERHRVKVITEKDHWERTRDHGRELEEEISRKKKELESVIEQLDSKQKLLETQSSELVSKEKEFEALSLDIGLSEQKVMSLNNDMKEICQRVESKGKELEKVQRLIKERSVHCESLKLLIEERSEELDSKVKQHDEITDDIRKLSLEIVFKEKTLKRAEVFIQQLSEKQDSAEEKLDSTRRDLASCIDEHESMERDLISVKDIYRECLEDLEIKEKELKCVESILTERNKQVEEREKMMQHLNSSIEKLMGQLKLKQEEVCSIKKTIKECSRELKAKRKHRDKVQSTLTDLIAELKSTESQLSSVKQKIQDSLKDFQGLELKEKELSAREARIDHKAQQLISTEQKLPKSSKKTELKAKKQGNTVQQADLVRDANVRDEKTLQLLLRGHLKKRDQLHLDVLSSIKRSSDPAKLVLETVNGLYAAHQRTEATNLDPKSVQRSSICLLECLMDMSPNPTAEVQGEAFKFATEWKNITLVEAENPVEVLEFLNFLAAFSFAYAFDADQVQSLFDVDFLCKYGLSLCKALGVSALAPVNNNVLSLEDKPEQQPREAPVINSSDPCSLDVQQSIASPHLPDEDSLRDIEDSTSFSPNEVSTKLRMLKYPGRFVLTCLDDALIGARRRGELSLAEPIVKTFIPLLEELARGVVSTDPGLHSYATKVAREWVSMMGASVEKSELEVWAFLQFIVAFGLRIQPDQNLQLASRVTHFKQAPRLFQSLGLSDAIPNFVTQLLDKAIYIPAIRFMLYFNVTNNFSPLEFLKEQIISLRRSAKEKRTTHESQADAATMRDIMELIEDFQLEIDIPVALILRFMVPRDIQNLPVQSTHAQASDTAFQSSFIATDGSNPSLPTSFDAAPDQPVNVETYEAGGSTEFQGQSSHQAGSKRPRVVEDPEGSRLVIRPCINRPPGFGKF
- the LOC103837325 gene encoding acyl carrier protein 5, chloroplastic isoform X2; its protein translation is MATSFSFSISMQARVSATTTRFCLQKPASIFHNGKTNLSFSQRHPIPARLAISCAVKQETVEKVSEIVKKQLSLAEDQKVTARTKFTELGADSLDTVEIVMGLEEEFGITMAEERAKEIATVQHAAELIEELIQQKTA
- the LOC103837324 gene encoding protein CANDIDATE G-PROTEIN COUPLED RECEPTOR 8; the protein is MRFLEELPLSPSLITQLNPNSTAKGYGGGWVDRCHGFLHNTLLVAASLFFVGYLAYEARKSFSKLSNRRSFIMIGYYASLWLVSLLNLAWCCLQGWECSPGKEVAWNLLTLFTTSGMLFLEVSLVAFLFQGNYASGAEALTRTFLISGFVIALDLLLKAIYVFGFGVSLFIDNNENVQKYKWGLWVIHKLLLTGVYGMIFSMYNSSWRERLPARPAFYKYITIMFALYGLYLIASAFSANGAHFGFWLYGVMSVCYHALYLPLLYITFLADFFQEEDLNLENVYYSEMKDAGFFDADWE